TTCTCTTCAGCCAAAGCCAGATGCTTATTTCGTGAAGAGCATGTTTACTGACGAGCCAACCGTTCACATCGGTGTTATCGAGAAATCGGGTGGCAACATCCAGTGGAATGGCATCAATGTTTCTGCCGGAAAGCTTTCAGAAAACTGGAACCGTGAGGCAGGCGAGCAGGTATCGCTCTATACCTATACCAATAGCGACGAGGTGGAACTCTTCCTCAACGGCAAGAGCCTGGGTGTGAAGAAGAACAGTAACGACCCTAAGCTCCGTTCCCGAATCAAGTGGGACAACATCGCCTATGCTCCAGGCACACTTGTGGCTGTGGCTAAGAAAAACGGCAAGGTGGTGGCTCGCCATCAGATAGAGACCACGGGCGAGGCTGTTGCCTTGAAGTTGGTGCCTGATGCTGAAAACTGGCATGCGGATGGTAAGGATCTGATGCACGTTCGCATCTATGCCGTGGACAAGAAGGGCAGAAGAGTACTGAACGTGAAAGACGCCAAGGCATTCGATAAGTTGACATTCACCGTGAAGGGCGATGCGAATATCGTGGCGGTGGATAATGGAAACATCTCATCGAATGAACTTCATATCGGAAAGACCCAGTTGGAGAAGACCATTCAGCGCAATCTCTTCCAGGGTTCTGCTCTCGTGATATTGAGAGCCGGCGATAAGCCAGGAAAGATAGAACTTTCGGTAGCTGGTGAAAAGATGAAAGCCAAGAAGCTGGTTTTGAATACGAAGTAAATATGATACTAAAAAAGGTCGCCAAAATGCTGGCGACCTTTTTTTAGTATATTTAGATTCGCTATATCCGTCGAAATTCGACGGTTTTTCCGCTATAAGAATGCCGAATTCGCTATAATTCCGCTATAATCCGCTATAATATGTCCTCTATGATTGAGGCATGACATACCAAGTTCGTCCTTCCGCTTTTATTAAATATTCTTTGCTCATATTTTTGAGCAAATCTCCGAGCATACGAATTTTTTGTTCTTCCGTCTTGTTTTGCGGAAGAACATCCTTCAGATATTCGTATATACTATCTCGCTTGGCGCCTTCGTCTCCTGCATTGCTGAGATACTGTAGAACCATTTGACGCAATCTCTCCTTATCCAATCCTTTGGTCTTTGTGTAAGAAGGCAGTTGGTGAGTGTTCTTGGCAATGCTAAGAGAAATACTGTAATGCGGGACCTCACCTTCTATCAGTCCACGTTTGAGTAAGTCTTGCGCTATATCCTCATGAATAGTTCTGCCTTTTTGTACTGCGTCAAGAGAGATGCAATCCCAGAGAGATAGAGTGTCGTTTGTCTTCAACAAATCAGTGTATCGTTTATTGATTTCATTGCCATAGATGCGGACAACTACTTTCTTCTTGATCTGGTCAATCTCATAGTCAGGCATAGGGAAGTGTCTGCGCCATTGCTCATTGAACATTTTCTTGATACCACGGCTTACGGTATCAATCATGTTGAAATCTACCATCGCCCTACATAAACATTCATTGCGGAAATGCGTCTGAGGCTCTTCGTTCCTCAAAACATTCTCCAAAGTGCCAGGAATGAATGTGCCAGCATTGGAATAATACAGATATCCTGGATTCTCTACGAAATTGATGCGTTGCTGAAGAGTGTAGTCTTGATGGCCAATACAATTATGAAGGGCCTCACGGATGGTATAGTCGTCATACTGCTTCATCGTGTCGGGGAAAAGCGTACCTCCAGGCATTTCACGCAATGTCAGATTCTCTATCTTTGAGAGGATTTCGTCCACCGTTAATATAAATGGAACTGTGAAGTGTTCGTAGTCAACCACTTCCTGGTTCTTGTCTCGCCGTGTCCAAGTAACCTGTACAACAGCAGGACGCAGTTTGAAAGCGGATTCGTATTTGCCCAACAAAATGATAGCTGCCCGAGTAATACCTCCGTTTCTCGTTAATCCACACTTGCTCAAGAAAGTTTGAACATTCCAGGCATTCACTTCTTCAGCAGGAATACGGCTATGTACTTTCTTGAACATCATTCGAGCTTTGGCAATAGCAACCTCATCCAAATCATCTATTGTCGCATCTGGTACAATTTCTGCAGACCAGTCCTTTGCTGCGTAGATTGGCTCTTCAAGAATGACAGCCATTCTTTCTTGGGTCAGTTCCACCAACGAATCTTCTATGCGTTGCCATGCCTTCTTGTGGGCAAGGACAGGGCGACGAGGCAAGTGCTTTGGAATATGTATTATCCATACTCGCCTATTTGTATCATCGGTTATAAACTCCTCAATGCTTAGACCTTCAGATGAAAGATAAGTGCATTGTTCTGTGAGTTTGAACGTTGTCGACTGAGTGTTTGCAGGTTGCCCATTAAAAGTAAGCCTTGAAATATCAGTCCCAACAATTTCAAGCGTCTTATCCTTTACACCAATCACAAGATGTCCACCCTCCATGTTGGCAATAGCTGACACGTAGGAAATAACATCATCCTTCTCGTCCCCACAGAACGAGTTCTTCAGATTTTTAAATTCCTTCCATTCACAGCGAGCATTCTCTTGTGGGTATTCGCGGAAGAGGTATTGTTGTAGTTCGAGTTCGAGCATATCACATATTTACTTTTATGATTATTCGTGCATTTTCTTCTCTATTCTAATAGGAAAAATCATATTTATTCTTTTTTTTCATATAATCTTTCAGGAACACTTTTTAGGGGTTCTTGTAATTTGCCATCATACAGAATATACAAGTTTCTATATGTTCTGGTCATTGCCACGTAAAGTGCCTTCTTTTCGTCTGTATTTCGTGCACCATTGTAAAATGGTATAATTACAGTCTCA
The Segatella copri DNA segment above includes these coding regions:
- a CDS encoding RNA-binding domain-containing protein, which codes for MLELELQQYLFREYPQENARCEWKEFKNLKNSFCGDEKDDVISYVSAIANMEGGHLVIGVKDKTLEIVGTDISRLTFNGQPANTQSTTFKLTEQCTYLSSEGLSIEEFITDDTNRRVWIIHIPKHLPRRPVLAHKKAWQRIEDSLVELTQERMAVILEEPIYAAKDWSAEIVPDATIDDLDEVAIAKARMMFKKVHSRIPAEEVNAWNVQTFLSKCGLTRNGGITRAAIILLGKYESAFKLRPAVVQVTWTRRDKNQEVVDYEHFTVPFILTVDEILSKIENLTLREMPGGTLFPDTMKQYDDYTIREALHNCIGHQDYTLQQRINFVENPGYLYYSNAGTFIPGTLENVLRNEEPQTHFRNECLCRAMVDFNMIDTVSRGIKKMFNEQWRRHFPMPDYEIDQIKKKVVVRIYGNEINKRYTDLLKTNDTLSLWDCISLDAVQKGRTIHEDIAQDLLKRGLIEGEVPHYSISLSIAKNTHQLPSYTKTKGLDKERLRQMVLQYLSNAGDEGAKRDSIYEYLKDVLPQNKTEEQKIRMLGDLLKNMSKEYLIKAEGRTWYVMPQS
- a CDS encoding ATP-binding domain-containing protein; amino-acid sequence: MVIEIMNSFTSSKFACEFKYNAGYNDSRNKDTLNFKTEHPKLMTYHSAKGLQFETVIIPFYNGARNTDEKKALYVAMTRTYRNLYILYDGKLQEPLKSVPERLYEKKE